CGGGAACCAATTCGGCGAAGGAATGCGACGTCAACATTTCAAATTGAGTCGGGAGCATTACTATCCCAACGTCGAACCTAAGTCCCGAAGCCCAACGTTCGACTTCGCGTCTTTCCCTGACTTCCAAAGAAATCGAAACACTCGGAAACTCCTTCGAAAATTGGGCCAGTGCCGGCACGAGTAGACTTCGGGCGAGTTGTGGCATTGCCACGATCCGAAGGCGACCGCCTCGATTGGCGCGGATTTCTTTGCCGATGCGGGTAAGATCGTCGATATCCAGCAGGATACGCTCGCATTCCCGCGAGAAGGCTTCTCCTTGAGGAGTCGGAACCAGGCGCCCACCAAGCCGGTTGAAGAGCTTGAATCCCAGCTCCGCTTCAAGGGCAGACAGCGAACGGCTTACCGCTGGTTGGGTCAAATGAAGTCGAGTTGCGGCCCCGGTGACCGAACCGGTCACGATTACACTATGCAGCGCGCGCAACTTTTGAAGGTTCAAAGCCAACTCCCCCTTAAGATTGCTGCTCCTTGCAGGCGCGCGAAACACGCCGGCGAAGCGTGCCAATCGCCGCGACAGACGCGTTAGATCTTTTCTTCTTTCAGCTTGGATTTTTTCTCAACTCGACTCGCGGTAAGCCCTAGAAGGCTTTCCAGCGCCGCAACTTGCGGTGCGGGAAGATACTTCCTTCGAAGCTCGATAATAGCGGGGCCGAACGTCTTCTGGATCGGTTGCCCGAACATTTCGAATATTTCCGCGAAGTAGATCTCGTGCCGCAATAGGGAGTCAGCAAGATTAACTATCGGCTTATTTCGCGTGTAGGAGCCGCCTTGCGCACGAATCTCCGCCACCAGAGCTTCTTCGAAATCCACTGTAAGGGTTACAAGATGCGGTGCGATTCCCACGGGAATGCCGTTTCCCTCGTGGAGATAAGTTCGCGACTTCGCACCGAATTGAAACTTCTCGACTTGAGTCCCGAAAAGGATGATGAGAATCGCAACCCCGCGGTCTGC
The window above is part of the Bradyrhizobium guangdongense genome. Proteins encoded here:
- a CDS encoding LysR family transcriptional regulator, coding for MNLQKLRALHSVIVTGSVTGAATRLHLTQPAVSRSLSALEAELGFKLFNRLGGRLVPTPQGEAFSRECERILLDIDDLTRIGKEIRANRGGRLRIVAMPQLARSLLVPALAQFSKEFPSVSISLEVRERREVERWASGLRFDVGIVMLPTQFEMLTSHSFAELVPVAVLHPDHPLAANKTILPSDLIEDRFIALDRTTLLRQIVDGMYVQAGLAANIWVEVSSAFIACQMVGAGMGVSISDPFSAALLAERDVVVRPCKTSARLNYAFVYPRHSKKTAQAVRFSEIVRSTLENLMGRFEFVQGQTIR